The following coding sequences are from one Nicotiana tabacum cultivar K326 chromosome 1, ASM71507v2, whole genome shotgun sequence window:
- the LOC107803827 gene encoding endoglucanase 18-like: MARYSAIFAVTIIFCILAGPVSSFTASDYKDAISKAILFFEGQRSGKLPVSQRVKWRGDSALIDGKIENVNLIGGYYDAGDNVKFGWPMAFSLTLLSWAAVEYPTEISSANQLLHLQRAIRWGTNFLTRAHISSTTLYTQVGDGNVDHQCWERPEDMDTPRTLYKITSNSPGSEVAAEVAAAFASASIVFKKIDSNYSTKLLRRSKSLFAFADKYRGSYQASCPFYCSYSGYQDELLWAAAWLYKAGGGNNYLNYASSNQGWSQVASEFSWDNKFAGAQTLLAKEFLNGKSNLEKFKNDADSFICALMPGSSSIQIKTTPGGLLYTRDSSNLQYVTGATMVLFMYSKVLEAAGKGGVTCGSVTFSTSNIKAFAKSQVDYILGNNPLKMSYMVGFGSKYPTQLHHRASSIPSIYNHPTRVGCNDGYSSWYNSNNPNPNTHVGAIVGGPNSGDQFVDSRSDYSHSEPTTYMNAAFVGSVAALINQGKVEQSFQMPQLNKTTLYDRQSTKNISY, from the exons ATGGCTCGTTATTCTGCAATTTTTGCTGTTACaataattttttgcattttggcTGGTCCAGTTTCCAGCTTCACAGCTTCTGACTATAAAGATGCAATTAGCAAAGCTATCTTATTTTTCGAAGGACAACGTTCAGGAAAATTGCCAGTTTCTCAAAGAGTCAAATGGAGAGGAGATTCTGCACTCATCGACGGCAAGATTGAAAAT GTGAATTTGATTGGAGGCTACTATGATGCTGGCGACAATGTGAAATTTGGATGGCCTATGGCATTTTCATTAACATTATTGAGTTGGGCTGCAGTTGAGTATCCAACAGAAATCTCTTCAGCAAATCAACTTCTCCACCTCCAACGTGCCATTCGGTGGGGCACAAATTTCCTAACCCGAGCTCACATTTCAAGTACCACTCTCTATACTCAG GTTGGAGATGGAAATGTTGATCACCAGTGTTGGGAGAGACCTGAAGATATGGATACACCTCGAACACTATACAAGATCACTTCCAATTCTCCAGGATCAGAGGTTGCAGCTGAAGTAGCAGCTGCTTTTGCCTCAGCATCAATTGTTTTCAAGAAAATAGATTCCAACTATTCTACCAAATTATTACGACGATCAAAATCT CTATTTGCGTTTGCTGACAAGTATAGAGGATCTTACCAAGCTTCTTGCCCTTTCTACTGTTCTTACTCAGGTTATCAg GATGAATTGCTGTGGGCAGCTGCTTGGCTATACAAAGCTGGTGGAGGAAACAACTATTTAAACTATGCTTCAAGCAATCAAGGCTGGAGTCAGGTTGCCTCTGAATTCAGTTGGGATAACAAATTTGCTGGAGCTCAAACTTTACTAGCTAAG GAGTTCCTCAATGGGAAAAGCAATCTTGAAAAGTTCAAGAATGATGCTGATTCATTTATTTGTGCATTGATGCCAGGAAGTAGCTCTATACAGATTAAGACAACCCCTG GTGGACTTTTATATACTAGAGACAGTAGCAATTTGCAATATGTTACTGGTGCTACCATGGTACTTTTTATGTATTCTAAAGTCCTTGAGGCAGCTGGAAAAGGAGGAGTTACATGCGGTTCAGTTACTTTTTCCACCTCCAATATCAAAGCCTTTGCAAAATCACAG GTAGACTACATACTTGGTAACAATCCACTCAAGATGTCATATATGGTTGGTTTTGGGAGCAAATACCCAACACAGCTCCACCACAGAGCTTCATCAATCCCTTCAATTTATAATCATCCAACGAGGGTGGGGTGTAACGATGGCTATAGCTCATGGTATAATTCTAACAATCCCAATCCAAACACACATGTCGGCGCGATAGTCGGCGGGCCAAATTCCGGCGACCAGTTTGTTGATTCGAGATCAGATTACTCTCATTCTGAACCCACGACTTATATGAATGCAGCTTTTGTAGGATCTGTGGCTGCTTTGATAAATCAAGGCAAAGTAGAGCAGTCTTTTCAAATGCCGCAACTTAACAAAACAACATTATATGATAGACAAAGCACCAAGAATATTTCATACTAA